The Gigantopelta aegis isolate Gae_Host chromosome 3, Gae_host_genome, whole genome shotgun sequence genome segment GAGCAAACAATGTTTACAACTGAAGGGAATTAACTCataattcattttcttttgtattgAGGTTGAAGCTCAAAATTTTGACTAAAAAACTACCACAAAACATAGAATGTGTTAATTCAGAAAATTCATAATATTAAcatgcatgaaataaaataagattaaaccttaaagtttgtttgagtACTCAGGCATATTAATTTGGTATCCAGGCTagggattttcgaagctatctttgCGTTAAGAATCTAAAACCATTGTAggttatgacgtcactacagcacacgtcATAATAGCTTATGATAGTTTCACGATTCCacagcactaagatagcttcggaAATATTTGCCCAGATCACGTCATGTAAAAATAATCGaacagagttatttccccttacAAACAGTATATTTTGTAGGAGTGCAAAGTCTCCCACTGCTACTCAGCTGAACTAATGTTCATCATCCCCATATTAGCCAGAGGCAGATACATGCTTTTCTAACGATGGGTGCAGATTCAAAAGTACttcaaattataatattaatgttcaTTTTATACAGGCAATCCTTCCCAAAAACATGCTGCCATTCAATTGAAGACAACATATCATATcttccacaaattaaaaaaaaaaaaaaaataccagtCATTATATTCATCCAATAAACAAAGTCTAGGAAGTGAGATGTGCACCCCCAGCACCCACCCCTTGGATCTGCACCTGCCTGTCAAAACTACATACTACGTATGTGCTTCCTTCCATCCCCAACATCACCACTCATTCACCAAATCTTCCTGACTGTCAAAGTGGGATGTGAGACCACTCGTAACTCAAACCGATTCACCAGTGTCTCTGGTTGTCATGACGGTGTAATCGATGACCTGACAATCTTAATGTCGTCCACTGGGCGGTCATTGTTGTCAGTCTCCACACTGCCCATCCTCTTGATCACCTGCATCCCATTCTGAATACGACCGAAGATCACATGTTTTCCATCAAGCCACTGGGTTGGGCCCAACGTGATGAAGAACTGACTTCCGTTCGTATTGGGTCCACTGTTCGCCATGGACAGAATACCAGCGCCTGAAAGTATAAACTCATACTGAAAACCACTGACAATGTAAAACCATActgaaataaaaggaaattttctttaacacctcagcacattttaaacgttttaaaaagTTATGTTTGTGTAGTTTAATGACTCCACTAGCACATTAATGgatgttaattctgacatgcagTCTTCAGAAGAAAGATGCTACATGTTCCCAAtaagtaacaagggatcttttatatatatgcacacagtATTTCTACCAGGAAGAAATTTTTGCGTATGGCACTAGAAAATGGgatacgtttagggttagggttaagaaaatcatacagtaaggataagagtaattaattttgttaaaaggttaacttaaaaaaaaaaatctgcaaaacatttgggGTATGGCACAATaactgttttaccctctggtagaaaccctggcacattcccagacaggacagcacataccacagacaatGCATGATTACATATAGCTAtgggtgagcagaaaattttgccaaattatctttttaactctataaattacaaaaaccttagttattttctaacaaaatatcaatcattaccggtacatgaaattattttgtcaaattaaaataaaatttaccaattgtcttaaaatttgcaattagcGAATTTGGTTAGCGGCAGAGTTAACCCTGCTTTGGGGCACTGGGCCCCAGTTCACTAAACATAGTGAGTTTACGTcggctactagcagttataccggtcgtgtgcttccacatgtttggcatcaatttcacgcagaaaattacatcattacggaagctggatattttaaagataaaagaaaatgaaatatgtgttcttcaaactatatttgttgaactatagtAGTAATGAAagttgtggtttagtcgtagatttacgtttacatgcaaaactagcCTTACAATCTTTTGTGAAATTCGGCCCTGATTGGGACAGACAAAACTCAATGAATCCTCCGAGATGGTTCAATCACACAACACAGACGTCTTAGGTGAGCTATCTACCGAATGAGCTAAATCTGAGATGGTTCGATCACACGACACAGACATCTTAGGTGAGCTATCTACCGCATGAGCTAAATCTGAGATGGTTCGATCACACGACACAGACGTCTTAGGTGAGCTATCTACCGCATGAGCTAAATCTGAGACGGTTCGATCACACGACACAGACATCTTAGGTGAGCTATCTACCGAATGAGCTAAATCTGAGACGGTTCGATCACACGACACAGACATTTTACGTGAGCTATCTACCGAATGAGCTAAATCTGAGACGGTTCGATCACACGACACAGACATCTTAGGTGAGCTATCTACCGCATAAGCTAAATCCTGACCAATGCCTATTGGAGGCTTAACCTATGGATATTTTTATCCACTGATGACATAAAtccatttatacatttatttcatttcaacttatttttgtgcttatatgcaattacagttcaagcatatctgggctgtctgtct includes the following:
- the LOC121367537 gene encoding peptidyl-prolyl cis-trans isomerase-like 1 isoform X2, whose amino-acid sequence is MGTVIVELYWKHAANTCRNFAELARRGFYNGVKFHRIIPDFMIQGGDPTGTGRGGASIYGRYFDDEFSDELKHTGAGILSMANSGPNTNGSQFFITLGPTQWLDGKHVIFGRIQNGMQVIKRMGSVETDNNDRPVDDIKIVRSSITPS